A DNA window from Seriola aureovittata isolate HTS-2021-v1 ecotype China chromosome 8, ASM2101889v1, whole genome shotgun sequence contains the following coding sequences:
- the stc2a gene encoding stanniocalcin-2a, whose product MLVKLAVALLVLSVLERVVGSDNTDIHDSPPEKPASQKGRLSLQNTAEIQHCLVSAGDVGCGVFECFENNSCEIRGLQEICMTFLHNAGKFDSQGKSFIKDALKCMAHGLRHKFSCISRKCVSIKEMVFQLQRECYIKHNLCSAAKENVAVMVEMIHFQDLFPKGPYVELVNILLSCGEEVKEALTRSVRLQCEQNWGALCDSLSLCSSLAPSPAGTPAEHHRRPSPSLPEPEHPRPPRQGDKDKAGKAGFNAHPRNRSQGPRRQSPEAGVVAEQEDPEATDIRR is encoded by the exons ATGTTGGTCAAACTGGCCGTGGCTCTGCTGGTCTTGTCAGTGCTGGAGCGAGTAGTGGGATCGGATAATACTGATATTCATGACAGCCCCCCGGAGAAGCCCGCGAGCCAGAAAGGACGTCTCTCCCTGCAGAATACAG CTGAGATCCAACACTGCCTGGTGAGTGCAGGGGATGTCGGCTGTGGTGTGTTTGAGTGCTTTGAGAATAACTCCTGCGAGATACGAGGGCTACAGGAAATCTGCATGACGTTCCTGCACAACGCTGGCAAATTTGACTCTCAG GGAAAGTCCTTCATCAAGGATGCTCTGAAATGTATGGCCCACGGGCTACGGCACAAGTTCAGCTGTatcagcaggaagtgtgtgtcCATTAAGGAGATGGTGTTCCAGCTCCAGAGAGAGTGCTATATCAAACACAACCTGTGCTCTGCTGCCAAGGAGAATGTAGCCGTCATGGTGGAGATGATCCATTTCCAAGATCTCTTCCCTAAAGG TCCATATGTGGAGCTGGTGAATATTCTCCTGAGCTGcggagaggaagtgaaggaggcGCTGACACGGAGCGTCCGGCTACAGTGCGAGCAGAACTGGGGGGCTCTGTGCGACAGCCTGAGTCTCTGCTCTTCCCTCGCCCCATCCCCTGCCGGGACTCCCGCCGAACACCACCGTCGCCCTTCGCCTTCCCTCCCTGAGCCGGAGCACCCTCGCCCCCCGCGGCAAGGCGACAAGGACAAAGCCGGTAAGGCGGGCTTCAACGCTCACCCACGTAATCGCAGTCAGGGGCCGCGCCGCCAGAGTCCAGAAGCTGGCGTGGTGGCTGAGCAGGAAGACCCCGAGGCCACCGACATCCGGAGGTGA